A region of Anolis sagrei isolate rAnoSag1 chromosome 2, rAnoSag1.mat, whole genome shotgun sequence DNA encodes the following proteins:
- the HDHD2 gene encoding haloacid dehalogenase-like hydrolase domain-containing protein 2 encodes MATRRALKAVLVDLSGTLHVEDTAVPGAQEALKKLRSAPVAIRFVTNTTKECKQDLLQRLKKLEFDIQEDEIFTSLTAARNLIEQKQVRPLLLVEDNALRDFEGIDTNNPNAVVIGLAPDHFNYQTMNKAFRLILDGAPLIAIHKARYYKRKDGLALGPGPFVMGLEYATDVKATVVGKPERTFFLEALRGTNCVPEEAVMIGDDCRDDVGGAQKAGMLGILVKTGKYREADEARIRPPPYLTCESFPQAVDHILQHLL; translated from the exons ATGGCAACCCGGCGAGCCTTGAAAGCTGTCTTGGTGGATCTCAGTGGGACGCTTCACGTGGAAGACACGGCCGTTCCGGGGGCCCAGGAAGCTCTTAAAAA GTTGCGCAGCGCTCCTGTCGCCATCCGGTTTGTGACCAACACTACTAAGGAGTGCAAGCAGGATTTGCTGCAGAGACTGAAGAAGCTTGAATTTGACATTCAGGAAGATGAGATCTTCACCTCTCTGACCGCAGCCAGAAACCTTATAGAGCAGAAGCAGGTCAGGCCGCTCTTGCTGGTGGAGGACAACGCATTGCGAGACTTCGAAG ggataGATACAAATAACCCCAATGCTGTGGTGATTGGACTGGCTCCTGACCACTTTAATTACCAAACGATGAACAAGGCCTTCCG GCTGATCCTTGATGGGGCTCCCCTGATAGCCATACACAAAGCGAGGTATTACAAGAGGAAAGACGGGCTGGCCCTGGGTCCTGGGCCATTCGTGATGGGGCTGGAATATGCCACAGATGTGAAGGCAACAGTGGTGGGGAAGCCAGAGCGGACGTTTTTCCTGGAGGCCTTGCGGGGGACGAACTGTGTACCGGAGGAAGCGGTCATGATTGGCGAT GACTGCAGGGACGATGTTGGAGGGGCCCAGAAGGCCGGCATGCTGGGAATCTTGGTCAAGACCG gtaaataCCGAGAAGCCGACGAAGCAAGAATTAGACCACCTCCATACCTAACCTGCGAAAGTTTTCCCCAGGCTGTAGACCACATTCTCCAGCATCTGCTATAG